The sequence ATCGTTTGTTCCGAGGTTTTGGAACACATCCCGGATGATGCGAAGGCAGCATCAGAGTTGCGGAGGGTGTTAAAACCCGGCGGCGTGCTGGTGGCAACGGTGCCGTTTCAGAAGCATTTCTGGGCCGAGGACGATGAGTATGTTGGCCATATACGACGATATGATCCGGGAGAGCTTGAGCAAAAGCTCAAAGCCAATGGATTTCACAACATCAAAACCTATAAGCTCTCCGGGACCATAGAACGATGGTTAACGAGATGGAGTCTTCGGTCCTATCAAAAAGGAGGAGCCTTAGCCAAACTTCCCCTCGGGCTTCTCCGCATGGCGAATACCGCCCTGTTTCTGCTCCTGATCCTGACCGAAGCGTTCATAAGCTGGAAACGAACGACGCGCATACTCGTTGTAGCAAGTTAGCATGCAGGGCGGAAAAACAGCAAGCGGCGCTGAGCGGGCGTATTCGGCAAAATGGTGTGGATGAGGTGGTGCGGATCGATGGTG comes from Nitrospirota bacterium and encodes:
- a CDS encoding methyltransferase domain-containing protein, whose protein sequence is MTPPASPNRFDDFFRDKAYLSLKTSLFNYRFRKWKIVKHVPASGSILDIGSGTAPVSPDLHRTVVADVSEEAMRNVECASKVVTSITAMSFETASFDCIVCSEVLEHIPDDAKAASELRRVLKPGGVLVATVPFQKHFWAEDDEYVGHIRRYDPGELEQKLKANGFHNIKTYKLSGTIERWLTRWSLRSYQKGGALAKLPLGLLRMANTALFLLLILTEAFISWKRTTRILVVAS